The following proteins are co-located in the Bacteroidales bacterium genome:
- a CDS encoding ATP-binding cassette domain-containing protein — MAHLFEMHSLSASYGALTVLKDVNFVVDENDFIGVIGPNGGGKTTLLKIILGLLKPSEGTIVFNGNILNGNRIGYLPQMSTGDINYPVTVTDIVLSGLMIQKGFISRMNASDKIKAAKVIDELGLSDLAGATINELSGGQMQRVFLGRAIIGNPKLLLLDEPGNFVDTSFENDFYEKLRELNKRMAILMVSHDVGTISSHIKSFACVNRTLHYHPSHEITNDDLLAYGCPIQLITHGEVPHTVLKYHNK, encoded by the coding sequence ATGGCTCATCTTTTTGAAATGCATTCTTTGTCGGCATCTTATGGCGCTCTTACTGTGCTTAAGGATGTCAATTTTGTTGTGGACGAGAATGATTTCATCGGAGTTATCGGACCCAATGGCGGCGGCAAAACCACACTTTTAAAAATTATACTTGGATTGCTTAAACCTTCTGAAGGGACTATTGTTTTCAACGGAAATATCTTAAACGGAAACAGGATCGGTTATCTTCCGCAGATGTCAACCGGCGATATCAACTATCCGGTAACTGTAACAGATATTGTTCTCTCCGGTTTAATGATACAGAAAGGATTCATCTCAAGAATGAATGCTTCCGATAAGATTAAAGCAGCAAAGGTCATAGACGAACTTGGATTGTCTGACCTGGCAGGTGCAACAATAAATGAATTGTCGGGAGGGCAGATGCAGAGAGTATTTCTTGGAAGGGCAATCATCGGGAACCCTAAACTATTGCTGCTCGATGAGCCCGGCAACTTTGTTGACACCTCCTTTGAGAATGATTTTTATGAAAAACTGAGGGAGCTGAATAAGCGCATGGCAATTCTTATGGTCTCGCATGATGTGGGAACAATCTCATCTCACATAAAATCATTTGCCTGTGTGAACAGGACCCTTCATTACCATCCTTCTCACGAGATTACAAACGACGACCTGCTGGCATACGGATGTCCGATTCAGCTTATCACACACGGAGAAGTACCTCATACTGTTTTGAAATACCATAACAAATAG
- a CDS encoding zinc ABC transporter substrate-binding protein, with translation MRKIFFFLIIILIASCGRQSKNGNERIITVSIAPFKYFIEAIAGKDFAVNVMVPAGSDPHIYEPFPEQINNLRKSVGYISNGYLGFEMNWLDRFYESNRTMKKLSLGTNIVPITGEHHHEGEHVEGADPHYWVSPQCASVMARDVKDFLSQLNPSESVKYETNYQTLLLKIQAIDIKAKELFGSVNQKSIMIYHPNLAYLARDYALTEISVEYEGKEPSPSRLRELIDLARRDNLKTIFIQKEYDTKNARAIADEIGAKLIVIDPLSADWDTSTIEIIDALYKSMIENSN, from the coding sequence ATGAGAAAAATATTCTTTTTCCTGATAATAATTCTGATTGCTTCATGCGGGAGGCAAAGCAAAAATGGGAATGAAAGGATCATAACCGTAAGTATAGCACCTTTTAAATATTTCATTGAAGCAATAGCAGGTAAAGATTTTGCAGTTAATGTTATGGTTCCTGCAGGTTCGGATCCTCATATTTATGAACCCTTTCCCGAACAGATAAACAATCTGAGAAAGTCAGTAGGATATATCAGTAATGGTTATTTGGGATTTGAAATGAACTGGCTCGATCGTTTTTATGAGTCCAACAGGACGATGAAGAAACTTTCCCTCGGAACCAATATTGTTCCGATAACAGGGGAGCACCATCACGAGGGAGAGCATGTTGAAGGAGCTGATCCTCATTACTGGGTTTCTCCTCAGTGCGCTTCAGTTATGGCCAGAGATGTTAAGGATTTTCTATCACAACTTAATCCTTCTGAAAGTGTTAAGTATGAAACAAATTATCAGACTCTTCTTTTGAAAATTCAGGCTATTGATATTAAAGCAAAAGAGCTTTTCGGATCTGTTAACCAAAAATCAATAATGATTTACCATCCGAATCTCGCTTATCTTGCCAGAGATTATGCACTTACTGAAATTTCCGTTGAGTATGAAGGCAAAGAACCTTCTCCGTCACGTTTGCGGGAGCTTATTGATCTTGCAAGGAGGGATAACCTGAAAACAATCTTTATTCAGAAGGAGTACGATACTAAAAATGCAAGGGCTATTGCTGATGAAATAGGTGCAAAACTGATAGTTATTGATCCATTATCAGCAGATTGGGACACTTCAACTATTGAGATTATTGATGCTCTGTATAAGAGCATGATTGAAAATTCAAATTAA